The Chryseobacterium sp. G0186 genome includes the window ATTTCCAAGATCATCTACCGCTACCGGAAGTACAATCCTGTTATCAGGAAGCTTCAGCATTTCATCCATAGGATATTTTTGAATATCCACAGACAACATAAGGTCTATACTGACATGAAAATATTTTGATATTTTGATAAGAAGCTCAATAGGGGGTTCTGAAATTCCGTTTTCATATTTGGAATATCTCACCCGGGAGATCAACAGCTCATCCGCTACATTCTGTTGAGAGAGCTTTCTGCGGGCTCTTAAAAAGCGTATATTATTTGAAAAAATTGACATTGATACAAGAGTATATAGGCAAAAATACAAATTTTGAAGCCGTTATCAATGATCCGAATCAGATTTACCATAAAAAGTGAGGAAATTCCATACTCTTTGCAATAATCCTCCTAAAAATAAAGGGTAAAAACTGATGCAAATAATTCTCCAATTTATGTTTTTCATTAAAAATGAAGTTTTTACAAGCTTATGAATATTAATCATACAAAAACCGGCTAAGTTTCAAAATATTAACTCTAAAATTCCCAAGTTGAAATATGTTTTTTAACTTTTAGAAAATCAATCAGATATAAAGAAAAATGATATTTTCATAAAATAACAATTATATTAACGAAATATTAAATTATAAGATTATTTAGTTATTTTATTCAAAAAAATATAAACATATAATTATTTATCATATATTTGTGATGTATTAATCATATAAAATTTTAATCATGAAAAATTTCAAAAAACTAGACAGAAACGAACTAAAAACTATTTCAGGAGACGGATTACTTGATCCAATCGGAGGACTAATCGGTGGTATTGGAGGTGTAATTGGTGGCGTTGTTGGCGGCCTAGGTGGTGTAGTTGGAGGAGCTGTTGGTGGCATCGGTGGTGCTGTTGGTGGCGTTATTGGCGGTGTAGGTACTGTTGTAGGTAATGCATTATGTCAAACTCAATGCGTTGTCAACGGTGTAATTCACATCAAGTTACTTGAATGTGGATCTACTTGCTAAGAAAAAACGAACAAGCACTTAAAAGTATACCGCTCTTTTCAGAGCGGTTTTTTTATGGCAAATTTTATATCGTTAAACCATGGTTGTTTTTTACTTCAGCCATTACAAATGTACTGTGTGTACTTCCTATAGAATCTACAGATCCTAATTTATTAAACACAAAATCCTGATAATGTTTCATATCCAGAACCTGCACTTTTAAAAGAAAATCAAAATCACCGGAAATATTATAGCATTCCGCCACTTCCTCAATTTCCAGAATCTCCTTCACAAAATCATGCCCCACAGATCGGTCATGAATCTTTAGCTTAATCTGGCAAAAGACCGTAAACCCACGGTTCAGTTTTTCTGCATCCAGAATAGCAGCATACCTTTTAACATATCCTTCCTGCTCCAGTCTTTTTACCCTTTCAAAAACAGGAGACGGAGAGAGGCTGATCTCCTTAGCCAATTCTTTAACGGTCAGTTTGGCATCGTTCTGAAGCAATCTCAGTAGTTTCAGATCCTTATCATCAAGTTGTTCCACAGAATATTATTCTTTAAATTTTAAAATCCATCAAAAATACAGAATTATATTCTTTATAATTAAAAAAATAAAGTTTAATTTATCAAATATTAATCATTTCATAATTCATAAATTCTGTATTGCTAATTTTACACAAAATTAAAATCTTTTATCAACAGCAAATAATAATTGATAAAAGAACAGTTCTTTACTATACTTCATCAAACAGGAAAGGTTTTACTTAAGGTAGATTAATAGGGAATCGTGTGAAAATCACGAGCTGTCGCGCAACTGTAAGTAACATGCCAAAGGTTTCTGCCCTTGTATATCCACTGCCAAAAGCGGGAAGGATGGCGGAAACTGTTACAAGTCAGGAGACCTGCCTTTACTGAATTGACAATGCTTTCGCGGTCTGAAGCTTTTGAGTCATACAGATGATATGTTGTGTTGCTTTTATCTAAGGATAAGTGGCACCTTATATCTTTTGTATCAAAATTTCTTATCTTAAGCATTAAGAAGCATTCCAAAGGACTTTTAAGAAAAAAGTTTAATTAAAAGTTTAAAAAATGCAAACACACATTCTGGGCTATCCGCGTATTGGTAGCAAAAGAGAACTTAAAAAAGCCTGCGAACAATATTGGTCAGGTAAAATTGTTTTGGAAGAACTTCTTGCCACAGGAAGAACCATCTGTAACCAAAACTGGAATATTCAGAAAGAAGCCGGAATAGATCTTATTCCTTGTAATGATTTTTCCTATTATGATCAGGTATTGGATATGAGCCTTATTGTAGGAGCTATCCCTACACGTTATCATGAAGTAGCTCTTAAAAGGAATAATTCTGAATTGGATCTTTATTTCGCCATGGCGAGAGGGTATCAAAAAGACGGACTGGATATTACCGCAATGGAAATGACCAAATGGTTTGATACCAATTACCATTACATTGTTCCTGAATTCTATAAAAATCAACAGTTTAAGCTTTCATCAAGTAAAATATTCAATGAATTTGCAGGAGCCAAACAAGCCGGAATTAATGCCAAACCTGTCATTATCGGATTGGTTTCCTATTTACTTTTAGGAAAAGAAAAAGAAGAAGGTTTTGATAAATTGGACCTTGCCTCCAATATTCTTCCTGTCTACATCGAAATTTTATCAAAGCTTCAGGAACAAGGTGCAGAATGGATTCAGTTTGATGAACCTTTCCTGGCATTGGATATTACAGAAAAAGCAAAGGAAACCTACATTAGTGTTTATTCACAACTTAGAAAGCAGTTTCCAACATTGAAATTCATTGTAGCAAGTTATTTTGACGGGTTAAAGGATAATCTGTCTCTTGCGGTTTCACTTCCTGTAAATGTTCTGCACGTTGATTTGGTAAGAAACCCTGAGCAGCTGGAGGATGTTATTAATTCAATTCCGGAAAGTCTAAGTCTATCATTGGGGATTGTAGATGGAAGAAACATCTGGAAAAATGATTATGAGAAATCTTTATCTATTATTAAAAAAGCCACAGATAAACTAGGTTTAGAAAGAATTTTTATCGCACCGTCCTGTTCACTGCTTCATTCACCATGTGATCTGAGCTTTGAAACCAATCTTCATCCTGAAATTAAAAACTGGCTGGCCTTTGCCAAGCAAAAAGTAAAGGAAGTAGTAACGCTTAAAGAATTAGCTGCAGGAACAGAAGATCAAAGTATAATTACTGAATTTGAGGAAAATAAGAAAGCCGTTTCCAGCAGAAAAACATCTTCACTGATTCATAATAATGCTGTAAAGCAAAGATCAGAAGCGGTAACAGACCATGATTCACAAAGAAAAAATGCTTTTAACATCCGTAGGGAAGAACAGCAAAAAGCCTTACAATTACCATTATTTCCAACAACAACAATCGGATCATTTCCACAAACCACGGAAGTAAGAAGTTGGAGGGCTAAGTTTAAAAAAGGAGAGCTAACAGCAGAACAGTATGATATTCTCTTAAA containing:
- a CDS encoding bacteriocin-like protein — encoded protein: MKNFKKLDRNELKTISGDGLLDPIGGLIGGIGGVIGGVVGGLGGVVGGAVGGIGGAVGGVIGGVGTVVGNALCQTQCVVNGVIHIKLLECGSTC
- a CDS encoding Lrp/AsnC family transcriptional regulator, producing MEQLDDKDLKLLRLLQNDAKLTVKELAKEISLSPSPVFERVKRLEQEGYVKRYAAILDAEKLNRGFTVFCQIKLKIHDRSVGHDFVKEILEIEEVAECYNISGDFDFLLKVQVLDMKHYQDFVFNKLGSVDSIGSTHSTFVMAEVKNNHGLTI
- the metE gene encoding 5-methyltetrahydropteroyltriglutamate--homocysteine S-methyltransferase; translation: MQTHILGYPRIGSKRELKKACEQYWSGKIVLEELLATGRTICNQNWNIQKEAGIDLIPCNDFSYYDQVLDMSLIVGAIPTRYHEVALKRNNSELDLYFAMARGYQKDGLDITAMEMTKWFDTNYHYIVPEFYKNQQFKLSSSKIFNEFAGAKQAGINAKPVIIGLVSYLLLGKEKEEGFDKLDLASNILPVYIEILSKLQEQGAEWIQFDEPFLALDITEKAKETYISVYSQLRKQFPTLKFIVASYFDGLKDNLSLAVSLPVNVLHVDLVRNPEQLEDVINSIPESLSLSLGIVDGRNIWKNDYEKSLSIIKKATDKLGLERIFIAPSCSLLHSPCDLSFETNLHPEIKNWLAFAKQKVKEVVTLKELAAGTEDQSIITEFEENKKAVSSRKTSSLIHNNAVKQRSEAVTDHDSQRKNAFNIRREEQQKALQLPLFPTTTIGSFPQTTEVRSWRAKFKKGELTAEQYDILLKEETQRTIRWQEEIGIDVLVHGEFERNDMVEYFGEQLEGFVFTKNGWVQSYGSRCVKPPIIFGDVSRPDPMTVYWSQYAQSQTNQWVKGMLTGPVTILQWSFVRDDQPRSETCKQIALAIRDEVTDLEKAGIRIIQIDEPAIREGLPLRKAEWQNYLKWAVEAFRISASGVEDATQIHTHMCYSEFNDIIKNIADMDADVITIECSRSQMELLNAFADFKYPNEIGPGVYDIHSPRVPSKREMIELLKKAQNVIPAHQLWVNPDCGLKTRHWEETEKALIAMVAAAKEAAVEYSS